The proteins below come from a single Lineus longissimus chromosome 5, tnLinLong1.2, whole genome shotgun sequence genomic window:
- the LOC135488843 gene encoding uncharacterized protein LOC135488843 isoform X2 — MSVLRNFFSCMGDHHGGTTGGGPNQPEAPTKVRFGLPLKESFKEGILPQPLKELLVIIARDGMSTNDLFRRPGNPQDMKKILKRMEEGKPIMWHEYNFYTLANVVKRFLLRIPGGMFGLEIEELLLESYFIEDPNEQLDTVNSILTSLAEPVQQLVALLFGIWFRMIHHSEYNKMHVEAVAKSVAGSVFQSCTSDPTKVNCASQVVELLISNFGVTNMFGARNVQFFANSTQTGICTRETFKYEYSYPPSDIVPLETLAAISEEEFHETRRRSNTYDEGSISSRKPSMKEKHQPLQRLLSNKSQTNSMSAPEVSKSDERLDASRVLAINRSQTNPEQPISPAIEDMSEGMFNSISLGRFELVRRRQLAQLERRSNWFLAQPCTISIDSRFNRFGSRVTANSLGSSGMATSSDFDILDTKDSCENIFGERRTAPSSEPVARKQPQKNAGVHSGYHATERVEEAQEEPMEIDTTHDSEDLDKKDDDADGEKSDLTDKEVRYFLVENWYNGNKQSSNMPDKPGSGKP; from the exons ATGTCTGTGCTCAGGAATTTCTTCTCGTGTATGGGTGACCACCATGGTGGCACCACCGGAGGTGGCCCAAACCAGCCGGAGGCGCCAACAAA GGTCAGGTTTGGCCTTCCTTTGAAAGAGTCCTTCAAAGAGGGGATACTACCACAACCACTCAAG GAATTACTAGTGATTATCGCTAGGGATGGCATGTCGACAAATGACCTGTTCCGCCGTCCAGGCAATCCTCAGGATATGAAGAAGATTTTAAAACGAATGGAAGAGGGAAAACCGATCATGTGGCATGAATATAATTTCTATACATTAGCAAATGTAGTCAAG AGATTTTTATTACGGATTCCTGGAGGAATGTTTGGGTTAGAAATAGAGGAGTTATTGCTAGAGTCTTACTTCATAGAGGATCCTAATGAACAGTTAGATACTGTAAATAG CATTCTGACCTCCCTAGCCGAACCTGTGCAGCAGCTTGTGGCGCTATTATTCGGGATTTGGTTCCGCATGATTCATCATTCGGAGTACAATAAAATGCATGTTGAAGCAGTCGCAAAGAGTGTGGCCGGCAGTGTGTTCCAATCGTGCACATCTGACCCCACAAAAGTGAACTGTGCATCTCAAGTAGTCGAGCTACTTATATCAAACTTTGGTGTCACAAATATGTTTGGCGCACGTAACGTTCAGTTCTTTGCAAACTCAACCCAAACAGGGATATGTACGCGGGAAACATTCAAATATGAATATTCCTATCCGCCTTCAGACATTGTGCCCC TCGAAACTCTGGCAG CTATCTCGGAGGAAGAATTCCACGAGACACGACGACGTTCGAATACTTATGACGAGGGCAGCATCTCATCTAGAAAGCCTTCAATGAAAGAGAAACATCAGCCATTACAACGACTATTGTCGAATAAATCTCAGACTAATTCCATGTCTGCGCCAGAAGTGTCTAAG AGCGATGAAAGACTAGATGCGTCCAGAGTGTTGGCGATCAACAGATCCCAAACCAACCCCGAGCAG CCCATATCCCCTGCAATAGAAGACATGTCCGAGGGCATGTTCAATTCCATAAGCCTTGGAAGATTCGAACTAGTACGTCGGCGGCAACTTGCTCAATTAGAGAGAAGATCAAATTGGTTCTTGGCCCAACCTTGTACCATATCTATAGACTCTAGATTTAACCGCTTTGGAAGTCGTGTAACGGCGAATAGTCTGGGCTCGTCGGGAATGGCAACGTCATCGGATTTTGATATCTTGGACACAAAGGACAGCTGCGAGAATATTTTTGGTGAGCGGCGCACTGCACCCTCTTCTGAACCAGTTGCTCGGAAGCAGCCGCAGAAAAATGCTGGCGTGCATTCAGGGTATCATGCGACCGAGAGGGTCGAAGAGGCTCAGGAGGAGCCGATGGAAATTGACACGACACATGACAGCGAGGATTTGGACAAAAAGGATGATGACGCCGACGGGGAGAAGTCCGACTTGACTGACAAGGAGGTGCGGTATTTTCTGGTGGAGAATTGGTACAACGGTAATAAGCAATCTAGTAATATGCCAGATAAGCCTGGGTCAGGCAAGCCATGA
- the LOC135488843 gene encoding uncharacterized protein LOC135488843 isoform X1 encodes MSVLRNFFSCMGDHHGGTTGGGPNQPEAPTKVRFGLPLKESFKEGILPQPLKELLVIIARDGMSTNDLFRRPGNPQDMKKILKRMEEGKPIMWHEYNFYTLANVVKRFLLRIPGGMFGLEIEELLLESYFIEDPNEQLDTVNSILTSLAEPVQQLVALLFGIWFRMIHHSEYNKMHVEAVAKSVAGSVFQSCTSDPTKVNCASQVVELLISNFGVTNMFGARNVQFFANSTQTGICTRETFKYEYSYPPSDIVPREKSLEMFARLLLNESEKYGFHVGNAISEEEFHETRRRSNTYDEGSISSRKPSMKEKHQPLQRLLSNKSQTNSMSAPEVSKSDERLDASRVLAINRSQTNPEQPISPAIEDMSEGMFNSISLGRFELVRRRQLAQLERRSNWFLAQPCTISIDSRFNRFGSRVTANSLGSSGMATSSDFDILDTKDSCENIFGERRTAPSSEPVARKQPQKNAGVHSGYHATERVEEAQEEPMEIDTTHDSEDLDKKDDDADGEKSDLTDKEVRYFLVENWYNGNKQSSNMPDKPGSGKP; translated from the exons ATGTCTGTGCTCAGGAATTTCTTCTCGTGTATGGGTGACCACCATGGTGGCACCACCGGAGGTGGCCCAAACCAGCCGGAGGCGCCAACAAA GGTCAGGTTTGGCCTTCCTTTGAAAGAGTCCTTCAAAGAGGGGATACTACCACAACCACTCAAG GAATTACTAGTGATTATCGCTAGGGATGGCATGTCGACAAATGACCTGTTCCGCCGTCCAGGCAATCCTCAGGATATGAAGAAGATTTTAAAACGAATGGAAGAGGGAAAACCGATCATGTGGCATGAATATAATTTCTATACATTAGCAAATGTAGTCAAG AGATTTTTATTACGGATTCCTGGAGGAATGTTTGGGTTAGAAATAGAGGAGTTATTGCTAGAGTCTTACTTCATAGAGGATCCTAATGAACAGTTAGATACTGTAAATAG CATTCTGACCTCCCTAGCCGAACCTGTGCAGCAGCTTGTGGCGCTATTATTCGGGATTTGGTTCCGCATGATTCATCATTCGGAGTACAATAAAATGCATGTTGAAGCAGTCGCAAAGAGTGTGGCCGGCAGTGTGTTCCAATCGTGCACATCTGACCCCACAAAAGTGAACTGTGCATCTCAAGTAGTCGAGCTACTTATATCAAACTTTGGTGTCACAAATATGTTTGGCGCACGTAACGTTCAGTTCTTTGCAAACTCAACCCAAACAGGGATATGTACGCGGGAAACATTCAAATATGAATATTCCTATCCGCCTTCAGACATTGTGCCCC GCGAGAAGTCGCTCGAGATGTTTGCACGCCTCCTGCTCAATGAGAGTGAAAAATATGGTTTTCATGTCGGAAACG CTATCTCGGAGGAAGAATTCCACGAGACACGACGACGTTCGAATACTTATGACGAGGGCAGCATCTCATCTAGAAAGCCTTCAATGAAAGAGAAACATCAGCCATTACAACGACTATTGTCGAATAAATCTCAGACTAATTCCATGTCTGCGCCAGAAGTGTCTAAG AGCGATGAAAGACTAGATGCGTCCAGAGTGTTGGCGATCAACAGATCCCAAACCAACCCCGAGCAG CCCATATCCCCTGCAATAGAAGACATGTCCGAGGGCATGTTCAATTCCATAAGCCTTGGAAGATTCGAACTAGTACGTCGGCGGCAACTTGCTCAATTAGAGAGAAGATCAAATTGGTTCTTGGCCCAACCTTGTACCATATCTATAGACTCTAGATTTAACCGCTTTGGAAGTCGTGTAACGGCGAATAGTCTGGGCTCGTCGGGAATGGCAACGTCATCGGATTTTGATATCTTGGACACAAAGGACAGCTGCGAGAATATTTTTGGTGAGCGGCGCACTGCACCCTCTTCTGAACCAGTTGCTCGGAAGCAGCCGCAGAAAAATGCTGGCGTGCATTCAGGGTATCATGCGACCGAGAGGGTCGAAGAGGCTCAGGAGGAGCCGATGGAAATTGACACGACACATGACAGCGAGGATTTGGACAAAAAGGATGATGACGCCGACGGGGAGAAGTCCGACTTGACTGACAAGGAGGTGCGGTATTTTCTGGTGGAGAATTGGTACAACGGTAATAAGCAATCTAGTAATATGCCAGATAAGCCTGGGTCAGGCAAGCCATGA
- the LOC135488843 gene encoding uncharacterized protein LOC135488843 isoform X3, translating to MSVLRNFFSCMGDHHGGTTGGGPNQPEAPTKVRFGLPLKESFKEGILPQPLKELLVIIARDGMSTNDLFRRPGNPQDMKKILKRMEEGKPIMWHEYNFYTLANVVKRFLLRIPGGMFGLEIEELLLESYFIEDPNEQLDTVNSILTSLAEPVQQLVALLFGIWFRMIHHSEYNKMHVEAVAKSVAGSVFQSCTSDPTKVNCASQVVELLISNFGVTNMFGARNVQFFANSTQTGICTRETFKYEYSYPPSDIVPREKSLEMFARLLLNESEKYGFHVGNAISEEEFHETRRRSNTYDEGSISSRKPSMKEKHQPLQRLLSNKSQTNSMSAPEVSKPISPAIEDMSEGMFNSISLGRFELVRRRQLAQLERRSNWFLAQPCTISIDSRFNRFGSRVTANSLGSSGMATSSDFDILDTKDSCENIFGERRTAPSSEPVARKQPQKNAGVHSGYHATERVEEAQEEPMEIDTTHDSEDLDKKDDDADGEKSDLTDKEVRYFLVENWYNGNKQSSNMPDKPGSGKP from the exons ATGTCTGTGCTCAGGAATTTCTTCTCGTGTATGGGTGACCACCATGGTGGCACCACCGGAGGTGGCCCAAACCAGCCGGAGGCGCCAACAAA GGTCAGGTTTGGCCTTCCTTTGAAAGAGTCCTTCAAAGAGGGGATACTACCACAACCACTCAAG GAATTACTAGTGATTATCGCTAGGGATGGCATGTCGACAAATGACCTGTTCCGCCGTCCAGGCAATCCTCAGGATATGAAGAAGATTTTAAAACGAATGGAAGAGGGAAAACCGATCATGTGGCATGAATATAATTTCTATACATTAGCAAATGTAGTCAAG AGATTTTTATTACGGATTCCTGGAGGAATGTTTGGGTTAGAAATAGAGGAGTTATTGCTAGAGTCTTACTTCATAGAGGATCCTAATGAACAGTTAGATACTGTAAATAG CATTCTGACCTCCCTAGCCGAACCTGTGCAGCAGCTTGTGGCGCTATTATTCGGGATTTGGTTCCGCATGATTCATCATTCGGAGTACAATAAAATGCATGTTGAAGCAGTCGCAAAGAGTGTGGCCGGCAGTGTGTTCCAATCGTGCACATCTGACCCCACAAAAGTGAACTGTGCATCTCAAGTAGTCGAGCTACTTATATCAAACTTTGGTGTCACAAATATGTTTGGCGCACGTAACGTTCAGTTCTTTGCAAACTCAACCCAAACAGGGATATGTACGCGGGAAACATTCAAATATGAATATTCCTATCCGCCTTCAGACATTGTGCCCC GCGAGAAGTCGCTCGAGATGTTTGCACGCCTCCTGCTCAATGAGAGTGAAAAATATGGTTTTCATGTCGGAAACG CTATCTCGGAGGAAGAATTCCACGAGACACGACGACGTTCGAATACTTATGACGAGGGCAGCATCTCATCTAGAAAGCCTTCAATGAAAGAGAAACATCAGCCATTACAACGACTATTGTCGAATAAATCTCAGACTAATTCCATGTCTGCGCCAGAAGTGTCTAAG CCCATATCCCCTGCAATAGAAGACATGTCCGAGGGCATGTTCAATTCCATAAGCCTTGGAAGATTCGAACTAGTACGTCGGCGGCAACTTGCTCAATTAGAGAGAAGATCAAATTGGTTCTTGGCCCAACCTTGTACCATATCTATAGACTCTAGATTTAACCGCTTTGGAAGTCGTGTAACGGCGAATAGTCTGGGCTCGTCGGGAATGGCAACGTCATCGGATTTTGATATCTTGGACACAAAGGACAGCTGCGAGAATATTTTTGGTGAGCGGCGCACTGCACCCTCTTCTGAACCAGTTGCTCGGAAGCAGCCGCAGAAAAATGCTGGCGTGCATTCAGGGTATCATGCGACCGAGAGGGTCGAAGAGGCTCAGGAGGAGCCGATGGAAATTGACACGACACATGACAGCGAGGATTTGGACAAAAAGGATGATGACGCCGACGGGGAGAAGTCCGACTTGACTGACAAGGAGGTGCGGTATTTTCTGGTGGAGAATTGGTACAACGGTAATAAGCAATCTAGTAATATGCCAGATAAGCCTGGGTCAGGCAAGCCATGA
- the LOC135488843 gene encoding uncharacterized protein LOC135488843 isoform X4: MSVLRNFFSCMGDHHGGTTGGGPNQPEAPTKVRFGLPLKESFKEGILPQPLKELLVIIARDGMSTNDLFRRPGNPQDMKKILKRMEEGKPIMWHEYNFYTLANVVKRFLLRIPGGMFGLEIEELLLESYFIEDPNEQLDTVNSILTSLAEPVQQLVALLFGIWFRMIHHSEYNKMHVEAVAKSVAGSVFQSCTSDPTKVNCASQVVELLISNFGVTNMFGARNVQFFANSTQTGICTRETFKYEYSYPPSDIVPPISEEEFHETRRRSNTYDEGSISSRKPSMKEKHQPLQRLLSNKSQTNSMSAPEVSKSDERLDASRVLAINRSQTNPEQPISPAIEDMSEGMFNSISLGRFELVRRRQLAQLERRSNWFLAQPCTISIDSRFNRFGSRVTANSLGSSGMATSSDFDILDTKDSCENIFGERRTAPSSEPVARKQPQKNAGVHSGYHATERVEEAQEEPMEIDTTHDSEDLDKKDDDADGEKSDLTDKEVRYFLVENWYNGNKQSSNMPDKPGSGKP; the protein is encoded by the exons ATGTCTGTGCTCAGGAATTTCTTCTCGTGTATGGGTGACCACCATGGTGGCACCACCGGAGGTGGCCCAAACCAGCCGGAGGCGCCAACAAA GGTCAGGTTTGGCCTTCCTTTGAAAGAGTCCTTCAAAGAGGGGATACTACCACAACCACTCAAG GAATTACTAGTGATTATCGCTAGGGATGGCATGTCGACAAATGACCTGTTCCGCCGTCCAGGCAATCCTCAGGATATGAAGAAGATTTTAAAACGAATGGAAGAGGGAAAACCGATCATGTGGCATGAATATAATTTCTATACATTAGCAAATGTAGTCAAG AGATTTTTATTACGGATTCCTGGAGGAATGTTTGGGTTAGAAATAGAGGAGTTATTGCTAGAGTCTTACTTCATAGAGGATCCTAATGAACAGTTAGATACTGTAAATAG CATTCTGACCTCCCTAGCCGAACCTGTGCAGCAGCTTGTGGCGCTATTATTCGGGATTTGGTTCCGCATGATTCATCATTCGGAGTACAATAAAATGCATGTTGAAGCAGTCGCAAAGAGTGTGGCCGGCAGTGTGTTCCAATCGTGCACATCTGACCCCACAAAAGTGAACTGTGCATCTCAAGTAGTCGAGCTACTTATATCAAACTTTGGTGTCACAAATATGTTTGGCGCACGTAACGTTCAGTTCTTTGCAAACTCAACCCAAACAGGGATATGTACGCGGGAAACATTCAAATATGAATATTCCTATCCGCCTTCAGACATTGTGCCCC CTATCTCGGAGGAAGAATTCCACGAGACACGACGACGTTCGAATACTTATGACGAGGGCAGCATCTCATCTAGAAAGCCTTCAATGAAAGAGAAACATCAGCCATTACAACGACTATTGTCGAATAAATCTCAGACTAATTCCATGTCTGCGCCAGAAGTGTCTAAG AGCGATGAAAGACTAGATGCGTCCAGAGTGTTGGCGATCAACAGATCCCAAACCAACCCCGAGCAG CCCATATCCCCTGCAATAGAAGACATGTCCGAGGGCATGTTCAATTCCATAAGCCTTGGAAGATTCGAACTAGTACGTCGGCGGCAACTTGCTCAATTAGAGAGAAGATCAAATTGGTTCTTGGCCCAACCTTGTACCATATCTATAGACTCTAGATTTAACCGCTTTGGAAGTCGTGTAACGGCGAATAGTCTGGGCTCGTCGGGAATGGCAACGTCATCGGATTTTGATATCTTGGACACAAAGGACAGCTGCGAGAATATTTTTGGTGAGCGGCGCACTGCACCCTCTTCTGAACCAGTTGCTCGGAAGCAGCCGCAGAAAAATGCTGGCGTGCATTCAGGGTATCATGCGACCGAGAGGGTCGAAGAGGCTCAGGAGGAGCCGATGGAAATTGACACGACACATGACAGCGAGGATTTGGACAAAAAGGATGATGACGCCGACGGGGAGAAGTCCGACTTGACTGACAAGGAGGTGCGGTATTTTCTGGTGGAGAATTGGTACAACGGTAATAAGCAATCTAGTAATATGCCAGATAAGCCTGGGTCAGGCAAGCCATGA
- the LOC135487713 gene encoding skin secretory protein xP2-like, with amino-acid sequence MCFICFSFAMRKYVAATAKLLMPWMIIIVYTALVLGFTLPFAVKAAPAPAPAPAAQAAPAPAGPAPAPAPAGAAQAAPAPAGPAPAPATGAAQAAPAPAGPAPAPATGAAQAAPAPASPAPAAPKAAPAKAAPAKAAPAKAAPAKAAPAKAAPAPAGPAPAPAAAAAPQPAANNQPAAANPAAATTAGAEAPALPTVAPSTILKPVVPGAPSTTRSGPPPAPNREPPPAVPAKPGEQKFQIVTPMKTQQQVQPPAPPNPPEQQRPAPAAAPIPPPQNRHYQYP; translated from the coding sequence ATGTGTTTCATCTGTTTCAGTTTCGCCATGAGGAAATATGTAGCCGCAACGGCCAAACTACTGATGCCATGGATGATAATAATCGTGTACACTGCACTTGTACTAGGCTTCACCCTTCCGTTCGCTGTCAAAGCCGCCCCGGCTCCAGCTCCAGCTCCTGCTGCACAAGCCGCCCCTGCTCCAGCTGGTCCAGCTCCAGCTCCTGCTCCTGCAGGAGCTGCACAAGCCGCCCCTGCTCCAGCTGGTCCGGCTCCTGCTCCTGCAACAGGAGCTGCACAAGCCGCCCCTGCTCCAGCTGGTCCGGCTCCTGCTCCTGCAACAGGAGCTGCACAAGCCGCCCCTGCTCCAGCTAGTCCGGCTCCTGCTGCCCCAAAAGCTGCTCCAGCAAAAGCTGCTCCAGCAAAAGCAGCTCCAGCCAAAGCTGCCCCAGCAAAAGCTGCTCCGGCAAAAGCTGCTCCGGCACCAGCTGGTCCGGCCCCAGCCCCAGCTGCAGCAGCCGCGCCACAACCAGCTGCAAATAATCAACCGGCAGCAGCTAACCCGGCCGCAGCAACAACAGCAGGAGCTGAGGCACCAGCTCTTCCAACAGTGGCACCATCAACCATCTTGAAACCAGTTGTGCCCGGAGCTCCTTCGACGACACGAAGTGGTCCACCACCTGCGCCAAACCGAGAACCTCCACCAGCAGTCCCGGCCAAACCAGGCGAGCAAAAGTTCCAGATCGTCACACCCATGAAGACACAACAGCAAGTCCAACCGCCAGCTCCGCCAAATCCTCCGGAGCAGCAGCGGCCGGCCCCCGCAGCAGCTCCAATACCACCGCCACAAAATAGGCATTACCAATATCCGTAA
- the LOC135487977 gene encoding pyridoxal kinase-like, translating into MSAANCRVLSIQSHVVSGYVGNKSATFPLQVLGFEVDTINSVQFSNHTGYKCFKGQVLKDSDLTELYEGLKENNINHYTHLLTGYVFAKSFLHKVCEVITDLKKVNPNLVYVCDPVMGDNGKLYVPADLLPVYRDHVIPLADIITPNQYEAELLTGIDIKTEADAWKAMDFFHSKGVKTVMISSTDLGTDDKLLGLGSSKIDGKKTALRIEIPKLPASYTGTGDLFAALLLAWMHHHNNDLKIACEKTVSCMQTVLRKTLEAAQRQAGEGNKPTVKELELKMVQCKKDIEEPVITCSAQVLES; encoded by the exons ATGTCTGCTGCTAATTGTAGAGTTCTTTCGATCCAGAGCCACGTAGTATCCGGCTATGTTGGCAATAAAAGCGCAACATTCCCCTTGCAA GTCCTGGGGTTTGAAGTTGATACAATCAATTCTGTGCAATTTTCAAACCATACAG GTTACAAGTGTTTCAAAGGGCAAGTGCTGAAAGATAGTGACCTGACCGAGCTTTATGAGGgtttaaaagaaaacaacattaaTCATTACACCCACTTGCTCACAG GTTACGTCTTTGCAAAGTCCTTCTTACATAAAGTTTGTGAAGTTATAACAGATCTCAAGAAGGTGAATCCAAATCTAGTCTACG TTTGTGATCCAGTCATGGGTGACAATGGGAAATTG TATGTGCCTGCTGACCTCTTGCCTGTATACCGCGATCACGTGATTCCACTTGCAGATATCATCACACCAAACCAGTATGAAGCAGA ACTATTAACTGGGATTGATATAAAGACAGAGGCTGATGCATGGAAAGCAATGGATTTCTTTCACAGTAAAGGAGTGAAAACGGTCATGATAAGTAGCACTGATTTAGGAACTGATGACAAACTGCTTGGATTAGGAAGCTCAAAAATAG ATGGAAAAAAGACTGCCTTACGAATAGAAATTCCCAAACTTCCAGCTAGCTATACTGGAACAGGAGATTTATTTGCAGCATTACTTCTTGCCTGGATGCACCATCACAACAATGACCTCAAG ATTGCCTGTGAAAAGACTGTCTCCTGTATGCAGACAGTACTCAGGAAGACACTGGAAGCTGCACAGC GTCAAGCTGGTGAAGGGAATAAACCAACTGTGAAGGAACTAGAGTTAAAGATGGTGCAATGTAAGAAAGACATAGAGGAACCTGTGATAACGTGTTCAGCTCAAGTGCTTGAGTCATAG